Proteins from one Rhizoctonia solani chromosome 5, complete sequence genomic window:
- a CDS encoding Zinc-binding dehydrogenase: MRAVLVKNNGQSADDLYIGERPKPSPDAKEVLVKIVAFGLNRMDIMQRKGGYPVPPGVSDILGVEFSGTIEELGSEVSGFEVGQEVIGLAYGGAYAEYITLSAGNVMPKPKNLSWVEAAAIPENFITAFQALISISELKSGEDVLIHAGASGVGVAANQLARLYGAKHVITTASSKDKLDFLHNMPKGSTHGVNYREQNFAEEVAKITDGQGVNVIIDFIGPDYWDKNIDALAKDGRMVILASMSGPEVPKVNLVKLLYKRLRVQGSTLRSRSPEYQAALVKRFWDECGSHFQGEELKVYIHKTYKWTEVAEAHKEMEANKNMGKIIKLTVFEVLVNPNTFTQTGLLDVSCQGPYYDICEKPASGASFSRLDVPDSPDANKDPSQKSNLLASAPTAAKDPLPDFWK; encoded by the exons ATGCGAGCGGTACTAGTAAAAAACAATGGTCAATCAGCGGATGACCTGTACATTGGCGAACGGCCAAAGCCCAGTCCAGATGCGAAAGAAGTGCTCGTCAAG ATTGTAGCTTTCGGGCTCAACCGAATGGATATAAT GCAACGAAAAGGAGGATATCCTGTCCCACCTGGAGTATCAGATATCCTGGGAGTCGAGTTTTCTGGAACAATCGAAGAGCTGGGCTCAGAGGTCTCTGGATTCGAGGTTGGCCAGGAAGTAATCGGTTTGGCATATGGT GGAGCCTACGCAG AGTATATCACCCTCTCTGCCGGGAACGTCATGCCTAAGCCCAAGAACTTGAGCTGGGTCGAAGCCGCGGCTATCCCGGAAAACTTCATAACCG CGTTCCAGGCGTTGATATCGATATCCGAGTTGAAATCTGGCGAAGACGTTTTGATCCACGCCGGCGCGAGTGGCGTTGGCGTTGCGGCCAACCAATTAGCACGGCTTTATGGAGC AAAGCATGTAATCACAACCGCATCATCAAAGGACAAACTCGATTTTTTGCATAACATGCCGAAGGGATCAACACATGGTGTGAACTATCGAGAACAAAACTTTGCCGAGGAAGTAGCAAAGATTACTG ATGGTCAGGGCGTCAATGTCATTATTGACTTTATTGGACCTGACTACTGGGATAAGAATATTGATGCACTCGCAAAGGACGGAAGGATGGTGATCCTGGCTTCGATGAGTG GGCCCGAGGTTCCGAAAGTTAACCTAGTGAAGCTACTCTACAAACGACTTCGTGTACAAGGATCGACGTTGCGATCGCGTTCGCCAGAATATCAAGCCGCCCTTGTAAAGCGCTTCTGGGACGAATGTGggtcccatttccagggcGAAGAACTCAAAGTGTATATCCATAAG ACCTACAAATGGACAGAAGTGGCAGAAGCGCATAAAGAGATGGAGGCGAACAAAAATATGGGAAAAATTATC AAACTTACTGTATTTGAAGTTCTAGTCAACCCAAATACTTTCACTCAGACAGGCCTTTTGGATGTTTCTTGCCAAGGACCCTACTATGATATCTGCGAA AAACCGGCATCTGGAGCGTCATTTAGCCGTCTGGACGTTCCAGACTCTCCGGATGCAAATAAAGACCCTAGCCAAAAGTCAAATTTGTTAGCATCCGCCCCAACAGCCGCCAAGGACCCCCTTCCAGACTTCTGGAAGTGA